The Leptolyngbya sp. CCY15150 genome contains a region encoding:
- the radA gene encoding DNA repair protein RadA: MSKSRTQYVCQECGAESAQLFGKCPFCGSWNSMVEQVTPSSTSTAASRPAASAIAVGTPPKAVASLTLPQISDHPQARLPSGYGELDRVLGGGIVPGSLVLIGGDPGIGKSTLLLQVANQVARQQRVLYVCAEESGQQVKLRSQRLGVGQPQDDHTDPPDLYLLPEIDLEAILAELTSLKPQVAVIDSIQAIYYRALNSAPGSVSQVRECTTALMQLAKRQNISLFIVGHVTKDGAIAGPKVLEHLVDTVLYFEGDRFASHRLLRAVKNRFGATHEIGIFEMVDRGLAEVLNPSALFLGTRQEAVPGTCTIVACEGTRPLVIELQALVSPTSYPSPRRSATGIEYSRLLQILAVLEKRVGIPLSKLDAYVASSGGLTVGEPAADLGVAIAVAASFRDRVVDPNTVLIGEVGLGGQVRPISQMEIRLKEAAKLGFQRAIVPKGTTVPKLDLEVIPVGRVVDAIATALLPNDSAAIATPEPDA; encoded by the coding sequence ATGTCAAAATCTCGAACTCAGTATGTTTGCCAAGAATGTGGCGCTGAATCGGCTCAGTTGTTCGGCAAGTGCCCTTTTTGTGGTAGCTGGAACTCGATGGTGGAGCAGGTGACCCCCTCCAGTACGTCCACCGCTGCCAGCCGCCCGGCGGCAAGTGCGATCGCTGTGGGTACACCACCCAAGGCGGTGGCCTCTCTGACGCTTCCCCAAATTTCCGACCATCCCCAGGCGCGGCTGCCGTCGGGCTATGGCGAGCTGGATCGGGTATTGGGCGGTGGCATTGTGCCGGGCTCTTTGGTGTTAATTGGCGGCGATCCGGGCATTGGTAAGTCAACCCTTTTGCTGCAGGTGGCCAACCAAGTGGCGCGGCAGCAGCGGGTGCTATACGTTTGCGCTGAGGAGTCGGGGCAGCAGGTGAAGCTGCGATCGCAACGGCTGGGGGTTGGTCAGCCCCAGGATGATCACACTGATCCACCGGACTTGTACCTGCTGCCGGAGATTGACCTTGAGGCCATTTTGGCAGAATTAACCTCCCTCAAGCCGCAGGTGGCGGTGATTGACAGTATTCAAGCCATTTACTACCGTGCGTTGAATTCTGCGCCGGGATCGGTGTCCCAAGTGCGGGAATGTACCACCGCACTGATGCAATTGGCCAAGCGCCAGAACATCAGCTTGTTTATTGTGGGCCATGTCACCAAAGATGGGGCGATCGCTGGCCCGAAGGTGTTGGAGCATTTGGTGGATACGGTGCTGTATTTTGAGGGCGATCGCTTTGCCAGCCATCGGCTGCTGCGGGCGGTGAAAAATCGCTTTGGGGCCACCCATGAAATTGGCATCTTTGAAATGGTGGATCGGGGTTTGGCCGAGGTGCTGAATCCGTCGGCGCTCTTTCTGGGAACGCGCCAAGAAGCCGTGCCGGGCACCTGTACAATTGTGGCCTGCGAGGGTACACGTCCCTTGGTGATCGAGCTACAGGCCCTCGTCAGTCCCACCAGCTACCCCTCCCCTCGCCGGTCGGCCACGGGTATTGAATACAGCCGTCTGCTGCAAATTTTGGCGGTGCTGGAAAAACGGGTGGGCATTCCCCTGTCTAAGCTGGATGCCTACGTGGCTTCCTCGGGCGGCTTGACGGTGGGAGAACCGGCGGCGGATTTAGGGGTGGCGATCGCTGTGGCGGCGAGTTTCCGCGATCGCGTTGTCGATCCCAACACGGTTTTGATTGGTGAGGTGGGTTTGGGTGGCCAGGTGCGGCCCATTTCGCAGATGGAAATTCGCCTGAAAGAAGCAGCCAAGCTAGGGTTTCAGCGGGCTATTGTGCCGAAGGGAACTACGGTTCCTAAGCTAGACTTGGAGGTCATTCCCGTGGGGCGTGTGGTGGATGCGATCGCCACCGCCCTCCTGCCCAACGATAGTGCTGCGATCGCGACCCCAGAACCGGATGCCTAG
- a CDS encoding response regulator transcription factor translates to MENHKEKILVVDDEASIRRILETRLSMIGYDVVTAADGEEALDTFRTAAPDLVVLDVMMPKLDGYGVCQELRKESDVPIIMLTALGDVADRITGLELGADDYVVKPFSPKELEARIRSVLRRVEKVGTTGIPSSGVIQINNIRIDTNKRQVYKGDERIRLTGMEFSLLELLVGRSGEPFSRSEILQEVWGYTPERHVDTRVVDVHISRLRAKLEDDPSNPELILTARGTGYLFQRITEPGEGE, encoded by the coding sequence TTGGAAAATCATAAAGAAAAAATACTTGTTGTTGACGATGAAGCGAGCATTCGACGAATTCTGGAAACTCGCCTATCGATGATCGGCTACGACGTGGTCACAGCAGCAGACGGCGAAGAAGCCCTAGACACCTTTCGCACCGCAGCTCCAGACCTGGTCGTGCTGGATGTCATGATGCCCAAACTCGATGGCTATGGCGTTTGCCAAGAGCTGCGCAAGGAATCGGATGTGCCGATTATCATGCTCACGGCCCTGGGTGACGTGGCCGATCGGATCACCGGTTTAGAGCTAGGAGCCGATGATTATGTCGTCAAACCGTTTTCGCCCAAGGAGCTAGAAGCGCGGATTCGCTCCGTTTTGCGGCGGGTTGAAAAAGTTGGTACCACCGGAATTCCTAGTTCTGGCGTCATCCAAATTAACAACATTCGCATTGACACCAACAAGCGCCAAGTCTACAAAGGCGATGAGCGCATTCGCTTGACTGGCATGGAGTTCAGCCTGTTGGAATTACTCGTGGGGCGATCGGGAGAACCCTTCTCGCGCTCCGAAATTTTGCAGGAAGTTTGGGGATATACCCCCGAGCGTCATGTGGATACTCGCGTAGTCGATGTTCATATTTCCCGGCTGCGTGCCAAACTGGAGGATGACCCGAGTAACCCGGAGCTCATTTTGACCGCCCGGGGCACGGGGTATCTTTTTCAGCGCATTACTGAACCCGGAGAAGGGGAATAA
- the plsX gene encoding phosphate acyltransferase PlsX, translating to MGSNRARIAVDAMGGDHAPAEIVAGALRAQEELDVDILLVGDPQQIREEIHRHGSSSHLEVVPAEGTIEMHEEPLTALRRKPQASINVAMDLVKQKRADGVVSAGHSGAAMAAALLRLGRLPGIDRPAIGAIFPTLTPGKSVVILDVGANVDCRPRFLEQFAVMGGIYSQYALGIDHPKVGLLNIGEESSKGNDLAVRTHQMLQDNSRIDFVGNAEGRDVLSGEFDVIVCDGFVGNVLLKFAEAIAEVLLQIMRDELPRGLHGKVGVSLLKPNLRRIKQRIDHAEHGGGLLLGVNGICIISHGSSQAPSVFNAIRLAKEAVDHQVLERIQSQYQDAIADMDGQRSLSRQSDTTESVE from the coding sequence ATGGGATCCAATCGGGCACGGATTGCAGTGGATGCGATGGGCGGGGACCATGCCCCGGCTGAAATCGTCGCAGGCGCACTTAGAGCGCAGGAAGAACTAGATGTGGATATTCTGCTTGTGGGCGATCCACAACAGATTCGAGAAGAGATTCACCGTCATGGTTCCTCATCACATTTGGAGGTTGTCCCGGCAGAAGGGACAATCGAGATGCACGAGGAGCCGCTGACGGCGTTACGGCGAAAGCCCCAAGCGTCGATCAACGTGGCGATGGATTTGGTCAAGCAGAAGCGCGCTGACGGGGTGGTCTCGGCAGGCCATTCTGGTGCAGCGATGGCGGCGGCGCTGTTGCGATTAGGGCGGCTGCCGGGCATTGACCGACCAGCCATTGGGGCCATTTTCCCCACCCTGACACCAGGCAAGTCGGTGGTGATTTTGGACGTTGGAGCCAATGTAGACTGCCGGCCTCGCTTCCTCGAACAATTTGCGGTGATGGGCGGTATCTATTCCCAGTACGCCCTAGGGATTGACCATCCCAAGGTCGGGCTCCTAAATATCGGCGAGGAATCGTCGAAGGGGAATGACTTAGCCGTTCGTACCCACCAAATGTTGCAGGACAATTCCCGCATTGACTTTGTGGGGAATGCTGAAGGCCGGGATGTGCTTTCGGGTGAGTTTGACGTCATTGTCTGTGATGGCTTCGTTGGCAATGTGCTGCTGAAGTTTGCCGAGGCGATCGCTGAGGTGCTTTTGCAAATCATGCGCGATGAGCTACCTCGCGGGCTGCACGGCAAGGTCGGCGTCAGCCTACTCAAGCCCAACCTCCGCCGGATTAAGCAACGCATTGACCATGCTGAGCACGGCGGCGGGCTGTTGCTAGGGGTCAATGGCATTTGCATTATCAGTCACGGTAGCTCTCAAGCGCCGTCGGTGTTTAATGCGATTCGTTTGGCCAAGGAAGCCGTCGATCATCAGGTGCTGGAGCGTATTCAATCTCAGTATCAGGATGCGATCGCCGACATGGACGGGCAACGCTCCCTGTCCCGGCAGTCTGATACCACAGAGAGTGTTGAGTAA
- a CDS encoding beta-ketoacyl-ACP synthase 3: protein MQQDIGRGVAIIGCGSAAPDTVLDNQGLSHVVDTSDEWIASRTGIRQRRLAQGDRALTGISAQAGKAALEMAGVAAEDLDLIILATSTPDDLFGTASLIQAELGAIKAVGFDLTAACSGFLFALVTASQFIRTGAYRTVLVIGADVLSRWIDWNDRRTCVLFGDGAGAVVMQASDTSDRLLGFDLHSDGRQNSCLTLPFQGAERSLTPDIAVQQGTYQPIAMSGQEVYRFAVKRVPEVIEKALFRAGMSTDQVDWLLLHQANQRILDAVAQRLSIPSDRVISNMASYGNTSAASIPIALDEWVRQGHIKPGDVIAASGFGAGLTWGAAIFQWGQSDR from the coding sequence ATGCAGCAAGATATCGGTAGAGGAGTCGCCATCATTGGGTGCGGCTCGGCAGCGCCCGATACGGTGTTAGACAATCAGGGGCTCAGTCACGTTGTTGATACGTCCGATGAGTGGATTGCCAGCCGCACAGGCATTCGTCAACGGCGCTTGGCCCAAGGCGATCGCGCTCTGACTGGCATTTCTGCTCAGGCGGGGAAGGCGGCTCTAGAGATGGCTGGGGTGGCGGCGGAAGACTTGGACTTGATCATCCTAGCTACCTCCACCCCCGATGATCTTTTTGGCACCGCTAGCCTCATTCAGGCGGAGCTAGGTGCCATCAAAGCCGTGGGGTTTGACCTAACGGCAGCCTGCTCTGGCTTTTTGTTTGCCCTGGTCACTGCCTCTCAGTTCATTCGCACCGGTGCATACCGCACGGTGTTGGTGATTGGTGCGGATGTACTATCACGCTGGATTGATTGGAACGATCGCCGCACCTGTGTCCTGTTTGGCGATGGGGCCGGGGCTGTGGTCATGCAGGCCAGCGACACCAGCGATCGCCTCCTAGGATTTGACCTGCATAGCGATGGTCGTCAGAATAGCTGTCTGACGCTGCCGTTCCAAGGTGCAGAGCGATCGCTCACCCCTGACATTGCCGTGCAGCAAGGCACCTATCAACCCATCGCCATGAGCGGGCAAGAGGTCTATCGCTTTGCCGTGAAGCGCGTCCCGGAAGTAATCGAGAAAGCCCTGTTCCGGGCTGGCATGAGTACAGACCAAGTGGACTGGCTCCTGCTGCACCAAGCCAACCAACGCATTTTGGATGCCGTTGCCCAGCGCTTGAGTATTCCCAGCGATCGCGTCATTAGCAACATGGCCTCCTACGGCAATACGTCGGCGGCCTCCATTCCCATCGCCCTAGACGAATGGGTACGGCAAGGACATATTAAACCCGGTGATGTGATTGCCGCGTCGGGCTTTGGGGCTGGTCTCACCTGGGGTGCGGCCATTTTCCAATGGGGACAGAGCGATCGCTAG
- the fabD gene encoding ACP S-malonyltransferase, whose protein sequence is MVKTAWVFPGQGSQAIGMGSDLFARPAAQDRLQQAAQILGWSVPEICQSDDDKVSNTLYTQPCLYTVESLLVDELRQQGQQPDLVAGHSLGEYVALYAAGVFEFEAGLRLVQRRAELMSQASDGMMAALIGCDRDQLDQQLQERSDVVLANDNNAGQVVISGTPDGVNAVMAAIKSKRAIPLNVSGAFHSPMMADAAAAFQPLLDAVTFQSATVPVLSNVDPTPTVEGAVLKDRLIRQMTGSVRWREISLQLPDEGIERVVEVGPGKVLTGLIKRTCSGIALENVSSLADLAAE, encoded by the coding sequence ATGGTTAAGACGGCATGGGTATTTCCGGGGCAAGGCTCCCAGGCGATCGGCATGGGCAGCGATCTTTTCGCGCGACCCGCTGCGCAGGATAGGCTGCAGCAGGCGGCCCAGATCCTGGGCTGGTCGGTGCCAGAGATCTGTCAGAGCGACGACGATAAGGTCTCCAATACCCTCTATACCCAACCCTGCCTATATACCGTGGAAAGCCTGTTGGTAGACGAGCTGCGGCAGCAGGGACAGCAGCCCGATCTGGTAGCCGGTCATAGCTTGGGAGAATATGTAGCTCTCTATGCCGCTGGTGTGTTTGAGTTTGAAGCCGGATTGCGGCTAGTGCAGCGGCGGGCAGAGCTGATGAGCCAAGCCTCGGATGGCATGATGGCGGCTTTGATTGGCTGCGATCGCGATCAGCTCGACCAACAGCTTCAGGAACGGTCGGACGTGGTCTTGGCCAATGATAATAACGCTGGACAGGTGGTGATTTCGGGCACCCCCGATGGCGTGAATGCCGTGATGGCCGCCATCAAGTCGAAGCGCGCCATTCCCCTCAACGTTAGCGGTGCCTTCCATTCGCCGATGATGGCTGATGCCGCCGCCGCCTTCCAGCCGCTCTTGGATGCGGTAACCTTCCAAAGCGCCACGGTGCCAGTGTTGTCGAACGTAGACCCCACACCGACGGTGGAGGGCGCAGTGCTCAAGGATCGCCTGATTCGGCAAATGACCGGATCGGTGCGCTGGCGAGAAATTTCCCTGCAATTACCAGACGAAGGCATTGAGCGCGTGGTGGAAGTGGGCCCCGGCAAGGTGTTGACTGGCCTGATCAAACGCACCTGCTCGGGCATTGCCCTTGAAAATGTCAGCTCCTTGGCAGATTTGGCAGCCGAGTAG
- a CDS encoding lysophospholipid acyltransferase family protein: MSRDREPFASLLLYHLFKWSVVSPMLHLYFRGRIYGADQVPMHGPLIVVTNHASDFDPPIVSNCVGRPVSFMAKQELFRVPVLRQAIRLYGAYPVKRGAADRSAIRAALQQLEQGWSVGIFLQGTRTPDARIPSPKLGAALIAAHAQVPLLPVSLWGTQAILRKKHPLPRPVPVTVRIGELISPPTSTRREELQAITQQCTNAIHDLHDRGR, translated from the coding sequence ATGAGTCGCGATCGCGAACCCTTTGCCAGTCTGTTGCTCTATCACCTCTTTAAGTGGTCGGTGGTGAGCCCCATGCTGCACCTCTACTTTCGCGGTCGCATCTACGGAGCCGACCAAGTGCCCATGCATGGGCCGCTGATTGTGGTCACCAACCATGCCAGCGACTTTGATCCGCCCATTGTGTCCAACTGCGTAGGTCGCCCCGTTTCCTTCATGGCCAAGCAAGAGCTGTTTCGGGTGCCGGTGCTGCGCCAGGCCATTCGCCTCTATGGAGCCTATCCGGTCAAACGGGGAGCCGCGGATCGCAGTGCCATTCGCGCCGCCCTACAGCAGCTTGAGCAAGGCTGGAGCGTGGGCATTTTCCTCCAGGGCACCCGCACCCCCGACGCCCGCATTCCCTCCCCCAAGCTCGGAGCGGCTCTGATTGCGGCCCATGCTCAAGTGCCGCTGCTGCCCGTGAGCCTCTGGGGCACCCAGGCGATTCTCAGGAAGAAACATCCCCTTCCCCGCCCTGTGCCGGTGACCGTGAGGATTGGCGAGTTGATTTCTCCACCCACCTCCACCCGCCGCGAGGAGCTGCAGGCTATTACCCAGCAATGTACCAACGCTATCCACGATCTCCACGATCGCGGCCGTTAG
- a CDS encoding DUF2288 domain-containing protein: MQDLRVQLTETLDEAEWDWLVPHVHRDAIVIVGSGLDLVDVGMAIANDQVQLVQRWISEQMIGKPTVEQLADWERDRSRRFTTLIVQPYVLVQEQST; the protein is encoded by the coding sequence ATGCAAGATTTACGCGTCCAACTCACCGAAACCCTAGACGAAGCCGAATGGGATTGGCTGGTGCCCCATGTGCATCGCGATGCCATTGTAATCGTCGGCAGTGGTCTTGATCTGGTCGATGTGGGGATGGCGATCGCCAATGACCAAGTGCAACTGGTGCAGCGCTGGATTAGTGAGCAGATGATTGGCAAGCCGACGGTGGAGCAACTGGCCGACTGGGAGCGCGATCGCTCTCGCCGATTTACCACCCTGATCGTGCAGCCCTACGTCTTAGTCCAAGAACAGTCCACCTAG
- a CDS encoding circularly permuted type 2 ATP-grasp protein, with amino-acid sequence MQFDQYDPGDFYDELFAAKGQPRDEAKLLIERLRSLSMQEIQQRQKVAQNTLFKMGVTFNVYSDDQGTERIWPFDIIPRIVAAQEWAELEKGLKQRITALNLFLDDIYGDQKIIKDGIIPGELIESATGFLKPCMGLKPPQGIWCHITGTDLVRDRDGRWYVLEDNLRCPSGVSYVLENRRVMKSTFPQVFSTLNIQPVDNYASKLLETLLNLAPSGLPGPTVVLLTPGVYNSAYFEHSFLAQQMGVELVQGQDLVVADGYLKMKTTKGLKRVDVVYRRIDDEFIDPLAFRSDSMLGVPGLMEVYRAGRVAIANAPGTGVADDKVIYAYVPEMIRYYLGEEQLLANVPTYLCWEPSQQQYVLDNLDKLVVKAADESGGYGMLVGPHATEAERVDFAGRIAANPRKYIAQPTLCLSRVPTLLDDDVCGCHVDLRPYILNGKDIHVSPGGLTRVALRRGSLVVNSSQGGGSKDTWVIADQDESQSQRQD; translated from the coding sequence GTGCAGTTTGATCAATACGATCCAGGGGATTTCTACGACGAGCTATTTGCCGCCAAAGGGCAGCCTCGGGATGAGGCCAAGCTGCTGATTGAGCGATTGCGATCGCTCTCCATGCAGGAAATTCAGCAGCGGCAGAAAGTGGCGCAAAACACCCTCTTCAAAATGGGGGTGACCTTCAATGTGTATAGCGATGACCAGGGAACAGAGCGCATCTGGCCCTTTGATATCATTCCCAGGATTGTCGCGGCCCAGGAATGGGCAGAGCTAGAAAAAGGGCTGAAACAGCGCATCACCGCTCTTAATCTCTTTTTAGATGACATCTACGGCGATCAAAAGATCATCAAAGATGGCATTATTCCCGGCGAGTTGATCGAGTCGGCCACCGGCTTTCTCAAACCCTGTATGGGCTTGAAGCCACCCCAAGGCATTTGGTGCCACATCACCGGCACCGACCTGGTGCGCGATCGCGATGGCCGCTGGTATGTGCTAGAAGATAACCTGCGCTGCCCCTCGGGCGTGTCCTACGTTCTGGAAAATCGCCGGGTGATGAAGAGCACCTTTCCCCAAGTGTTCAGCACCCTCAACATTCAGCCCGTAGACAACTATGCCAGCAAACTCCTAGAGACCTTGCTCAACCTAGCGCCCTCCGGGCTACCTGGCCCCACCGTTGTGTTGCTCACGCCAGGGGTCTACAACTCTGCCTACTTTGAACATTCCTTCCTGGCCCAGCAAATGGGTGTGGAGCTGGTGCAGGGTCAGGATCTGGTCGTCGCCGACGGCTACCTGAAGATGAAAACCACCAAGGGACTGAAACGCGTTGATGTGGTCTACCGCCGCATTGATGACGAGTTCATTGATCCCCTCGCCTTTCGCTCCGATTCGATGCTGGGTGTTCCAGGGCTGATGGAGGTCTATCGAGCTGGTCGGGTGGCGATCGCCAATGCCCCCGGCACCGGGGTTGCCGACGATAAGGTGATCTACGCCTACGTGCCCGAGATGATTCGCTACTACCTCGGCGAAGAGCAACTGCTGGCCAATGTGCCCACCTACCTCTGCTGGGAACCCAGTCAGCAGCAGTATGTGCTGGACAATCTCGACAAGCTGGTGGTGAAAGCGGCGGATGAATCCGGCGGCTATGGCATGTTAGTTGGCCCCCATGCCACCGAGGCAGAACGGGTTGACTTTGCTGGACGCATTGCCGCCAATCCGCGCAAATATATCGCCCAACCCACCCTCTGTCTCTCACGGGTGCCCACCCTGCTAGACGATGACGTCTGCGGTTGCCACGTGGATCTTCGGCCCTATATCCTCAACGGCAAAGACATTCACGTGAGCCCCGGCGGCTTGACCCGCGTCGCCCTGAGACGCGGATCCCTGGTGGTCAATTCATCCCAGGGTGGCGGCAGTAAAGACACCTGGGTGATTGCAGACCAGGACGAGAGTCAAAGC